The Streptomyces sp. NBC_00102 genome segment CGCCTCTATGGCCCCGGTGTCGATCTCGGTGATCTCGCCGACCCGGCCGATGTCGACGAGTTCGCCGTCGACGGTGGGCCGGTGCTGGACGGCGGTCATGGTGCGGGCGTCCTCACCGGTCATGCCGACGGCGAGCGGGCCGTGCTGGTTGAGCAGACCGACGAGCTCGCGCTGCACCTGTCCGGCCAGGACCATGCGGACGACGTCCATCGCCTCGGGCGTGGTGACCCGCAGTCCGGCCTTGAACTCGCTGACCAGGCCCTGCTTGTCGAGCTGGGCGTTGATCTGCGGTCCGCCGCCGTGCACGACTACGGGCTTGAGGCCGGCCTGCCGCAGGAAGACGACGTCCTGGGCGAAGGCGGCCTTCAGCTCGTCGTCGATCATGGCGTTGCCGCCGAACTTGATGACCACGATCCGGCCGTTGTGCCGGGTCAGCCAGGGCAGCGCTTCGATGAGGATCTGGGCCTTCGGGAGGGCGGTGTGCTTCCGGGCCGTGCTCTTCTCGGCGCCCGTGTTCTTCTTGGCGCCCGCGTTCTTCGCGTCGCTCATGAGCTGTACGCGCTGTTCTCGTGGACGTACTCGGCGGTGAGGTCGTTCGCCCAGATGACGGCCGACTCGGTGCCCGCGGAGAGGTCGGCGGTGATCCTGACCTCGCGGTAGCGCATGTCGACGAGGTCGCGGTCGTCGCCCACGCTG includes the following:
- the argB gene encoding acetylglutamate kinase codes for the protein MSDAKNAGAKKNTGAEKSTARKHTALPKAQILIEALPWLTRHNGRIVVIKFGGNAMIDDELKAAFAQDVVFLRQAGLKPVVVHGGGPQINAQLDKQGLVSEFKAGLRVTTPEAMDVVRMVLAGQVQRELVGLLNQHGPLAVGMTGEDARTMTAVQHRPTVDGELVDIGRVGEITEIDTGAIEALLADGRIPVISSIARSADDNHVYNVNADTAAAALAAALNAETLMVLTDVEGLYEDWPNSDDVISRITATELEKLLPELSSGMVPKMQGCLYAVRNGVETARVIDGRVQHAILLEIFTDEGVGTMVVPDTDTAAEPGTDTEGSA